The genomic interval aaaacaggattcatcagaccaggccaccttcttccattgctccgtggtccagctctgatgctcacgtgcccactgttgtctctttcggcggtggacaggggtcagcatgggcaccctgactggtctgcggctatgcagccccatacgcaacaatctgtgatgcactgtgtattctgacacctttctatcagaaccagcattaacttcttgagcaatttgagctacagtagcttgtctgttggatcggaccacacgggccagccttcgctccccacgtgcattaATGAGCCTtgtccgcccatgaccctgtcgccggttcaccactgttccttccttggagcacttttgatagatactgaccactgcagaccgggaacaccccacaagagcccCACAAACCCAGATTATACAAACACAGAGCCAGTCGACACAGACTCATACACGGATGTAGTttcaacacaaacacaagaTCGGATCTACACAGAACTGGACACCAGTAGACAGAGTCACATGTACCAGAGTCTTACAGCAGATTCTGTTCAAGAGTCGATCTATCAGACTATTGATCACTGAATCTTTATCAACAGCCGTCATTAAAACCCCAGATTCCTCTGACAGCTACGATAATCCAAACTCTGTCAGCATCAAAagtttttgtgttttaacaataaaataaaacagatgccTTTTGAGAGCAGAAAAGTTTtagaatgcaaaaaaaaaaaagtatcttgaGATGGTATTTtagttattaaatataatacagAAATCATTCACATTTGTCTCAGTATAGTTTTGTGAAGCAGTAATTATTATAAGGTAATAATAATCTCTGTTGTGTTTATCATCTTCACTTTGCTGCATTTGCATTGGTATTTTTGTCTCACCATCTAATAAACATACATAACCCTTCCCATGTTGTTTCACTGAAAACAAGTTTGATTAGATTATGCAATTTTGCTTCAAAAAAGTAgtctacggagccccgcacatgacattcaagaaaaaaaaattacatcatgtgcacgatttactaattcgttagcTCGATTTACtacacgttttagtaaatcgtgcgcacgatttagtaaatcgagggaacgaaatataaattatgcgcacgatttagcctactatttttttcctgcatgtcatgtccggggctccgtagtagtctactggaaaacaagacataaATACTGATGAAGGAAATGTTTTGCAGTGTCAGTCTGCACAGTTAGTTTTTATTTGGGGCCCTCTGCTGGTCACGAGCGATTAAACCACTCAATGTGCAACACACTTCTTATCAATAAAGTAtgaaatacaatatattattaccTTATGAAAATTAGAACTTTGAGaagattttttattactttttttattattttttttttttttttggagcatcTTTATAAGTGTAAAATGGACtttcctaattttgtttaaatgtttgtccCTGTTCAATCAATTATAATACAGAAAAGAGAGGACTGCAACCTTTGGAGGTCTTTTATACTGGTGAAAAGTGGGAAGTTGATTACATTGAGAAATCTCAGTTGAACTGCCTTTGTACAGCTAACGTCTTGTTTTGGGGTTGAGAAACGGTCCCAAATAGAAACAAGGAAGTGACAGaaagactgacagacagacacgGTTTTATACTTTGCAGAACAACAAAAACGGTTAAAACCATTCAGAATGTGGAAAGCAAGAGTCTTCTGTTTCTTCATCTGTACAGGTGAGTTGTAGAGATCGctttacaataaaacaatagCATCTTGATTTCAGACTAACTTCAAAACTGTCTGCATAAGTGTTGGGGAAACTGctttgaaactgcagtttggtaATTATAGTTCAAGTAATGCTTAATGCATTTCTGCTACACTATACTACTACTTAATCTACtaataaaactactaaacaaCTACTAAACTACTTGGTAATTATAGTTTAAGTAATGCTTAAAAATGCATTACTACTACTTAATctacaaataaaatactttttttaaaacataatttattgcACATAAAATTAGGATCTCAGTTAGGGAGGCAGCATCTGAACAGATCAGTAAATACCAcagcaaaacatttatttaactattattatattgttaacCATGAAAGcctattaaataatattaaaacattaatgtgtATATCACATTGAAATGTGAAATGACATGTCACGCTGAATAAAATGAATCAGTCAGACTTTTTGGTTGAACAGTTCATATTTTGAACGGTGTCTTTGCTGTTAAACTGTACTAAGTAGTTGAACAACAATAGGACGATTGCTTGGAAAGCACAATACTGTCACGTCACTGCTAGGCGTTGCTAACTGCTAGTCAAATAATCAGCTACTAATCATCTTAAATACTAATAATCGTAAATTTGCCCACTGTCATTTCACTTGATGAACTACAAAGGGAACATGATTATGGACGTAATTTACTGCTACTTATTTCTGTCgatattttacagaaatcacgATTCAATATCTAACGTTAGTCATTTAATTTCGTTTCCAGACTGTCTACTTTACATTAGTTGTGCTGTGATTGGAATATGAGGGAGAAGACTTTTCACGTCAGAAACCCACCTGGCTACGAGACAGCAAGTACTTTGGCAGAttaggggtgcgtttcccaaaagcattgtgtAAATAACCATAAGTATATTTTGTTATAGAAAAGGtgattgtcttttattttgaaatttctgTAGTGAAATGGTTGACTTCCGGTCTTAAGCTACGCGCATTTGTTTTCCTGTGGAAGCGCGCGCGCCCTGGCTAGCGCAGTTTATAGTATATAGCTTGTTAGCCCAAATACGGCAATAACTTCGACACGGAGCCATGGTAAATGTcaaattcatacttgcagccccTCCGAAGAGGCAAAGGGTATGTTAAATAAGTTGAGATATGAGCATTTTGTCTGTTAATATGTTCGTTTTGCACAAATGTAAGACAGCAGTATATTAACGATGTTAGCTGATCAGTTAcatgttttatatacatttcagCTCTTACGTTGGTGATATGGTGAATGGATTAAGGTTCATAAAGGATTAAATATCATAAAACCATCAGTAAAAGTCTCATCCTTGTTCGGGGGCATGTAACACATTGTTAGCCATCTAgcatcgcaagttccgtcgttacttaCATAGTTCAACAATTGGGTGTTTCCCAAAACCATCgttcaaacgaacattcgcaaactgcatcgcaaacttgtgtggttggaatgacagctctcgagctgtagttagaagcatagtttcttgtttttatgacatgtggacttaataaatcgttatcttgagcaaaataagcaagctgacactaagtacaatgtatatattttatttcatacaaatgtcatttatatgttttagtttgtcaaaagatttaaagcactgtttttgGAGAGTGCGCATGCGCATACGTGCTCTAGTATGTCAGAACAAGCATTTGAtttaatctggaaataaagcaaaataactgaggaaAGTGAGAATTAGTCCTCTAATGCCAAgtccgtaatttatagcaaaaaatctagcattaattcgatctcaaacggattcatttaaagaagttattactcaccacctgcgtgacgtcattcaccaacgtggttgaacgacaggtttgcgacaatacggtttcgggaaacagtcgtgactagctagttgatttgttcaacgatatcgtactatggtagttcagcagcgagttacatcgttgttcgggaaacgcacccctgatggattcttctttgagaaactgGTTCAGACCGCTGAATTCAACAGGTGGGCCAGACAACTCATCCGCGTGCGTTCTCACCGCCGCCATCTTTGGACAGATCTCAGATGATTCTGGCTTATACACACTGCTGCCTGATCCTGATACTCAAATACAACTAACTGTCAGAAGAGGTGAGagctcattaatattaataaggtctatatatatatatatatatttttttttttattttttatttttttcccacacACATCCCAGCTAACAAATATGTTATAAGAAAGTTTTgctaagttatgaaaacgttatttctgttctctgaaaaatgtcttaaaatgtacttttttattatGTGAACATTAATGGAACGttacattttgcaaacattataggattattacttttgaatgttctctgagcGTTCTAAAACAAGtgaacattctaaaacaagtaaaaaacaagcatttaaaaatgttagatgagccttaaactaaaatgttcaaaaaaaaaaaaaacttaagatgaacaatatataatgtttgtgtgctgacattaaagggttagttcacccaaaaatgaaaattctgtcattaattactcaccctcgtgccgttttacacccgtaagaccttcgttgatcttcggaacacaaattaagatatttttgttgaaatccgatggctcagtgaggcctacataaggagcaatgacatttcctctgtcaagatccataaaggtactaaaaacatatttaaatcagttcatgtgagtacagtggttcaatattaatattataaagcgacgagaatatttttggtgcgccaaaaaaaaaaaaaaaaaaaaaaaaaaacttatttagtgatggccgatttcaaaacactgcttcaggaagattcagagcgttatgaatcagcgaaTCAGGTCTTACGGgcgtaaaacggcatgagggtgagtaataaatgacagaattttcatttttgagtgaactaaccctttaaggacaatTTTAAAGACCGATAATTTTGAGGAAATACTCTGTTAATGTtgctggaagaacgtttgttcataactttgagagaacctcacctgttccctgttagctgggatgaCTGAATGCTTAAGTCATATGGCTGAAGGAGCAAATCTTGAAAGTTTCATGTTCCTTCTCTGCACAGGTGAACCATAGAGACCCACAACATCATTACCAAGAGGTACCAGAGTAAACCAGGAAGAGAATGTTTATTTATCCACACAAAAAACTACTCATACAATATAATTAACTTAGTTCAAATTGAACGAACAGTCCTGCAAATGTCACAACACAGAACTGGACCAAAAAAGAGATCAGGGtgatccgtctgtctgtctgtgcatCATATTTAGAGCAGAGCACCggtggtgtgaggaccctattgtaattgctcggtctattattcttcttctctgaaacTAATCGCAATTtcgagggcctaaacatgcttgaaaactcaACTTTGCAcatgcatcagaagtggtgaaaatttacatatgatatgggtttcagaattaggtgtggcaaaatggcttgatagcaCCACCTACAAAGATTTCAATTAAGTGCCCTTCACGCTAAATTTCACGaatgaaattcggtacacacatgtaacagccaatacctacaaaaacgTCCCAGAGTGCAAAATCTATAAACCCAACAGGAGACTTACGATATTTAGAATTTTCCCAGCAAAATTTTGGTAGTTTTTGacatttccagacattgtactttaatGAACTCATCAGaataacatcatatttggtcagtctaatctaaaggcctttgcgacattaaattgcgaagatctagagttttctctgaagggcgtgtccgcggcggcctgacaaaattcgatgtttcgccatgaaacaggaagctgttgtaactcaggcatacaatgtccgatctgccccaaacttcacgtgtgATAAgggtcctggcctgaagacatttacatgcaaatattcagttagtcatagtaCCACCTGCTGGAAACAGGAAATGGCAATTCactcacagaaacacatttaaatatgccatgaagtaccaaacgtggtagaaacatgttaaatcatgcaacacttggctaaacGCTAAAgtattaacgccacgaaacaggaagttgttgtaactctgTACACACAACTTGTAACTTGTTGTCTTTGCAATTGACCCCTTGTCTACTTACATgatgtatttcctgtatttggctcAAGCTTTCAAGTAGGTGtgaagactgcaagtgtgtgtAGAATTTTTGATTACccgatgggacacacttatagtcttgcaaaaaatgcaagcgtttacagcttttttttaattattattttcaatactttgcattttaaaatacacttctaAATGTCTTCTAAACTGTCATTCTATTGTTCATTCTATCTTATCCATATCTtttaattacacacacacacacacacacaaagctagTTGTGTCTTTCTACAGGTGAGTAGGCTAGAGGAGACTTCCTCTTTTCTACACAATCTTCACTCACGCTTAACAgctattgtgtatttttttatctcCAGTATCTGTGTCTTATCACACCAggatcaaggtcttcaggattaatagaaagttataGGCAGATGAGTTTGATCAAGGttggagctttttttttttttttttgcaacttcaCTGTATTCATTATACACTGATCACACAGCTTATTTATACTTGAGAAACTTTATAGTTAACAGTTATACACGAGATGCAAAAGAAAGAGTCTCTCATGAGATCTAAATTAATTTCAGGTTAGTCCAGCACCTTATTTGTTGCTttatcataaaattaaaatcatacaatttttaattaaaggcacaatttaaaatgattgattgtCACTGCATTAGATAATAAAACATCAAACCATTTTTTCAGATTAAACGACATCGGGCAAACATGATGAGTTAAGTTAGTGAAGAGAAAAGATCCTGCAGAGtctgtttgatattttatccaatgcaataacattcacacattttaaagtgtccaaatactctCTGAGGCCACATGAAAACATGACAACACTATAAAATACAATGTTATGATCTGAAGCTGTGGTTATATTGTTTTGAAATGCACAGTAAGGACATGGTGTAGTGATGGATGTGGAAATGAAGGTAAGGAGGGGAAATGAAGGGAAATGAAGGGAAGTTAAGCATTGCACCATACTTTGTGTCAGTACGGAAGATAGAgttgttttccaatgttcaagGATTTTATGTAGTCAAAAAGTGCCGTAAAGCTTCACCATGTGGAGCTTTATTCTTCTTCTCTGGTCCTGGATTCGTATCGGTGAGTTCAAGATTTGTATGTGTGACTGTTTTACACTTCTGATTTTCACTGGTCTTGTATTTTTACAGCAGTATTTcttaatacaataaatatgttaatcatGGCTAATGATATTTGTGTTTTCAGCTGTTGTTGTAGGAGCTTCAGAGACAATTATAGGATACAGAGGAGAGAGAGTTGAGATCAGATGCTCATATGAATCTAGATATGAATCAAATTCAAAGTATTTTTGTAAAGGGGAGTGCATCATTGGAATTAAAAACATCATGGTTAAATCAGGATCTCCAGCTAAAGACGAGAGATTCTCCCTGACTGACAACACGACGAACAGAGTTTTCACCGTCACCATCACTGATCTGAGAACCGAGGATGAAGGCAAATACTGGTGTGCTGTGGAGAGGACTTTGTCTTTAACTGATGTCTATTCAGAGATTTTGTTGAAGGTTAAACAGGGTAAGTGATTCATGTGACTTCTGCTAATTGAACTATAGTAGTGTGGCCTAAATTcgtatttgaatttttttttttttttttttaacaactcaTTTTTAATGACAAGCACATGTGTTTCATCAGGTTCATTGACTCAAACCACTTCACCTGACACAAGTAAACACCTCTCCACATCTCACAGCTGATATTTCTCTCATGTAAACCTCTTTCATTTAATCCTGTGAACCAGTTAAGtagtttattttgtcttttgtatTTTCAGGTTCATTTGGTATCATCATCACAGGAGTTTTGGTTTTGCTCCTGATAAGTGCTGTATTGCTTATTGTGGCCGTACGAAAGAAAAAGCAGACTTGTGGTAATATTTTTGAATGATATATGGATACATAAAATCTACATTACGccagtgaattcagacactctAGACACTTTATAGTCCTTAAAACTCAGATTCAGATTcaagttcagattttttttagtcCGATTCTTGctgtgtaaataaaacaattgagaCGTTGACACAATGTCTGGATTCAAGCTGACATGAAGAACTGAATTCAGATACTGGAAGAAGTTTTGAAACTTAAATAACATTCATCTGTCACAGGTCTGTTCTCCTCCTTCACCGAAGGGCTTCATTTGACATTAAGAAAAGGAGCAGAGGTGAGTCAGGATCATCTTCATTGAACATTTCCATCATTATAAACTGTAGTTCTTCTCAAGTAATAGTCAAGGTTCACTTTCTTGCTCAATAATGATGAAGCAATCATTTCCTTCTTCACATTTACAGAATGAATATGATGAAGGGAACCCGACTGTCCTGCCGAACTCACACACAGCTCAAAGTGATAATAtttctgcagaaaatgagtTTCACAGACCTGTGAACACAGAACCAGCCGACACAGACCTCGATTACACAAATGTTACTTCTGCAGCGACAAACAGTCAGAATCTGGATCAGATCTACACAGAACTCAACGCTAGTAAACAGAGTCACATTTATCAGTGTCTTAGAGCTGATTCTGCTAGAAAAGAGTCGATCTATCACAACACTGATTGAACGATTGACTGAACACTCGTACTCATACTGTAAAGAGCGATGTTCACTAATTAGGAAATGGCTAATCAGCACAATGACATCATGACACGACTGATCGGCTGATGACCTCGCAAGAAAACAAACTATCTCAGTCAGGAAACACTGTTTGAATGGCcgtcaatggagaaagatgctGTTGAACCCATATAGTGTAGTTACGACATCTACCAGCAGAGGTTAATTGGTTCCTGCTAACCAGCTAAACCTCAACCACTCGGCAAGAACAGCTTTTGATTGAgaatttaaataactttttttagtagtgttgtaaagtcagaatcagaaagagctttattgccaggtatgtttacacatatgAGGAATTTGTTCCTGAAGCTTCCACAGCACAAACAGAATGACAGTGACAAGACACAggtaatacaaataataaatatagaacAAGTAAATAGGAAATAACAAtataacggaggccagctagtagtcacTGTGCGAGTCAACCTCagtcctctgatctcaagagatgctctagcgactgacgctagaggttgcagcctttagcctttAGCCAGAGTGTGttgagtaggacctgggtagaggggttatatatacatataaacatttaaaaatacaaatttacaaaaatcgACAATAGACGGTATATGTGTGTACCGGTATGTTATGTACAAATGCAAGGAAATGTAAATAAGTATGgtgtgataaataaataaataaataaataatgttgtgTATTACTCATGGTTATTGCCTAGAGgggacattaaaggattagttcactttcaaatgaaaattagcccaagctttactcaccctcaagccattctaggtgtatatgactttcttgttcctgatgaacataatcgaagaaatattaataaatatcctgacgcatccaagctttataatggcagtgatagggttcaatgagGATGAGCTAAAGAAAAAGCTTCAATCCACATCcctcataaatatgtgctccacatggctccggaaggttaataaaggccttctgaagcaaagtgatgcatttgtgtaaaaaaatatatccatatttaaacaagttatgaagtatcgactttccaccagaccgccttccgtattcaacatacgcagaaagtgtaaaactcttgccgttcacaaagcttacgctacgtcatgcgccttccctattaaagttacagaaaaagtgtaattgacgcgacaccagtttacactttctttgtaacctgtatacggaaggcggtctggagGTAGCTCGATATttgacttgttaaatatggattttttttttttttttttacacgaatgcatcgtttcacttcagaaggactttattaacccctcagagccgtgtggagaacatatttatgatggatggatgtggatggaagcactttcttcagctcatactcattgaaccctatcactgccattataaagctcggatgcaagtaaagcttgggctgaCAAAGtctgtttcgccatgaaacaggaaactgttgtaactcaggcatacaatgtccgatctgccccaaacttcacgtgtgataagagtcctggccttgGCTAAacgctaatgtatgcgattaacgccacgagaCAGGAAGTTGTtataactcaggcatacaattgCTCTGTCCAAATAgccacacttgcggtctttgcacttgtctacttacatgatgtatttcctgtatttggctcaagtgttcaagtgggcgtgaagactgcaagtgtgtgtAGAGCTTTTGATTACccgatgggacacacttatagtCTTGCTCAAAATGCAAGTGTttacagctttaaaaaaaaaaaaaaaaaaaaaaaaaaaaactattttcaatactttgcattttaaaatacacttctaaatgtctgttcagtggtcgctatgtaactaacagaagacacaattttaaaattatggtgcttctttaagtgataaaaagcagttgcaaatGATGTGCAAAATACACATAGCCTACTCATCTTTgcatcaataaaatgtgcaacactttatattttactaccaaattatatgtaatatgtaattattttaacttGCAGTCGAATGTTTTCCTTGACATCTCGCGATTTCTGGGCATGTGAGTTCCCGaacataatgcatgatgggatacgcTTAACCTCGAATCCCGCTCCGaagctggtagcaggaagtgtggcaaatacaaatgactgacgtAGTCCTCCTATATTgatatacttaaatgcatattgcccaccgTGCTCTGTTTTACTAAAGCCACCAGGTGGCAGTGgcacgggtgcgagggccctttcatcgctgcttgcagctttaatattaTGTCTGTTCTTGGTACAGTTCATTCTATCATTCGTTTTGTTTATCTTTCATACTGTCTGTGTGTCGTACGGTCTTCTATGGTTGATTCTTTTATTGGTTATTCTGTCTTTGTTCAGTCTGTTGTTCGTACTGTCTATAGTTTGTtgttcattctatcattctgaGGTTTATTCTGTCATTTGTTCACTCATTCCACTTGTTCATTCTGTCTGTTGTTTATTCTGTCTCTCAATCATTTGTTCCTTCACTCAGTCATGTTTGTTATTCATTCATCCTGTCTTTTTTCTGTCTATTTGCTCATTACACCATTCAGTTTCAGTTTCTATTTTCCAATTATTTGTTCATTCCTTCATTCATTCAGTGGTTcgtaatgtatattttttctctctgtcattTGTTCATTAATTCTGACATGTATTCTGTCATTATATGTTCATTCATTCCACCATTCATACTTTTAATCATTGGTTTATTGTAACTTTCAGTCTGTGGTTTGTacgttctttctttctatctcaTGTTCTGATCTGTATTGTTTGTTCTATTGTTGATTCTATCTTATCCATATCttttaatcacacacacacacacacacacacagctagTTGTGTCTTTCTACAGGTGAGTCGGCTAGAGGAGTCTTCCTCTTTTCTACACAATCTTCACTAACTCAAGCTTAACAgctattgtgtattttttttttatttttatttttttatctccaGTTTCTGTGTCTTATCACACCAGGATCAAAGTCTTCaggattaatagaaagttatgAGATGCAAAAGAAAGAGTCTCTCCTGAGATCTAAATTAATTTCAGGTTAGTCCAGCGCCTTATTTGTTGCTTgatcataaaattaaaatcatacaattctaaattaaaggcacaatttaaaatgattgattgtcactgcattagataataaaatatcaaaccaatttgcttttttttttcctcaagaaaCTGATTAAATGACATCGGGCAAACATGATGAGTTAGAGAAAAGATCCTGCAGAGtctgtttgatattttatccAATGCGATAACATTCACACATTttaaagtgtccaaatactctCTGAGCCACATGAAAACATGACAACACTATAATATACAATGTTATGATCTGAAGCTGCGGTTATATTGTTTTGAAATGCACAGTAAGGACCTGGTGTAGTGATGGATGTGGAAATGAAGGGAAGTAGAAGTTAAGCATTGCACCATACTTTGTGTCAGTACGGAAGATAGAGTTGTTTTTCAATGTTCAAGGATTTTATGTAGTCAAAAAGTGCCGTAAAGCTTCACCATGTGGAGCTTTATTCTTCTTCTCTGGTCCTGGATTCGTATCGGTGAGTTCAAGATTTGTATGTGTGACTGTTTTACACTTCTCTGATTTTCACTGGTCTTGTATTTTTACAGcagtattttttaatacagtaaATATGCTAATCATGGCTAATGATATTTGTGTTTTCAGCTGTTGTTGTAGGAGCTTCAGAGACAATTATAGGATACAGAGGAGAGAGAGTTGAGATCAGATGCTCATATGAATCTAGATATGAATCAAATTCAAAGTATTTTTGTAAAGGCGAGTGTAGCTTTGGATTTAAAATCATCATGGTTAAATCAGGATCTCCAGCTAAAGACGAGAGATTCTCTCTGACTGACGACACGACGAACAGAGTTTTCACCGTCACCATCACTGATCTGAGAACAGAGGATGAAGGACAATACTGGTGTGCTGTGAAGAGGACTTTGCCTTTTACTGATGTCTATTCAGAGATTTTGTTGAAGGTTAAACAGGGTAAGTGATTCATGTGACTTCTGCTAATTGAACTATAGTAGTGTGGCCTAAATTCGtatttgaatcatttttttttttttaactatcaACTCATTTTTAATGACAAGCACATGTGTTTCATCAGGTCCATTGACTCAGATCACTTCACCTGACACAAGTAAACACCTCTCCACATCTCACAGCTGATATTTCTCTCATGTAAACCTCTTTCATTTAATCCTGTGAACCAGTTGAGtagtttattttgtcttttgtatTTTCAGGTTCATTTGGTATCATCATCACAGGAGTTTTGGTTTTGCTCCTGATAAGTGCTGTATTGCTTATTGTGGCCGTACGAAAGAAAAAGCAGACTTGTGGTAATATTTTTGAATGATATATGGATACATAAAATCTACATTACGccagtgaattcagacactgtaGACACTT from Ctenopharyngodon idella isolate HZGC_01 chromosome 12, HZGC01, whole genome shotgun sequence carries:
- the LOC127523966 gene encoding CMRF35-like molecule 1 codes for the protein MWSFILLLWSWIRIAVVVGASETIIGYRGERVEIRCSYESRYESNSKYFCKGECSFGFKIIMVKSGSPAKDERFSLTDDTTNRVFTVTITDLRTEDEGQYWCAVKRTLPFTDVYSEILLKVKQGPLTQITSPDTSSFGIIITGVLVLLLISAVLLIVAVRKKKQTCGLFSSFTEGLHLTLRKGAENEYDEGNPTVLPNSHTAQSDNISAENEFHRPVNTEPADTDLDYTNVTSAATNSQNLDQIYTELNASRQSHIYQCLRADSARKESIYHNTD